From Nocardioides daedukensis, the proteins below share one genomic window:
- a CDS encoding glutamate mutase L yields MALAICVDFGSTFTKALLVDLEDGAVVGSAAHPTTLTTDVLDGFDDCREQLAAVDDRAGTAQVLACSSAGGGLRIAVVGNEELVTAEAGRRVALSSGGKVVAVVAVAQTPGFSDVLLESRPDVVLLTGGTDGGNPEPICSAAQVIADSAWSGPVVVAGNIEAQDRVAKILAGQPHVLADNMVPQIGVLHPAPARSAVREMFLAHVIGGKGLSRRADFPAMVRGATPDVVLSGVEVVAALVGDVAVVDIGGATTDVHSVIEVDPDTARTDDGLARDVVAPTPVTRTVEGDLGMRWSAVSTVEEGVAGGVLGDLSGLEDAARRRLADPGLLPLDEREREYDVILAATATSIALRRHAGRSRVVLGPDGRVVERTGTDLREVDLLVGSGGVLRAADEPTARRILAADADGGWQFPESPRVVVDRDYVLAAIGLLVTDHPHAARALARSLSRPNA; encoded by the coding sequence TTGGCACTCGCGATCTGCGTGGACTTCGGGTCCACGTTCACCAAGGCGCTCCTGGTCGACCTGGAGGACGGCGCCGTGGTCGGCTCCGCCGCGCATCCGACCACCCTGACGACCGATGTGCTGGACGGCTTCGACGACTGTCGTGAGCAGCTGGCCGCGGTGGACGACCGGGCAGGTACGGCGCAGGTGCTGGCCTGCTCCTCGGCCGGTGGGGGCCTGCGGATCGCGGTGGTCGGCAACGAGGAGCTCGTCACCGCGGAAGCGGGCCGACGGGTCGCGTTGAGCAGCGGCGGCAAGGTGGTCGCAGTGGTCGCGGTGGCGCAGACACCCGGGTTCAGCGACGTCCTGCTCGAGTCGCGGCCTGATGTGGTGCTGCTGACCGGCGGCACGGACGGGGGCAACCCCGAGCCGATCTGCTCGGCCGCGCAGGTGATCGCCGACTCGGCGTGGAGCGGTCCCGTCGTGGTCGCCGGCAACATCGAGGCCCAGGATCGGGTGGCGAAGATCCTTGCGGGTCAGCCGCACGTCCTGGCCGACAACATGGTTCCGCAGATCGGCGTCCTCCACCCGGCACCGGCGCGGTCGGCGGTGCGCGAGATGTTCCTGGCGCATGTCATCGGCGGCAAGGGCCTGAGCCGTCGGGCTGACTTCCCGGCGATGGTCCGGGGCGCGACACCGGACGTCGTACTCTCCGGCGTCGAGGTCGTCGCCGCCCTGGTGGGCGACGTCGCCGTCGTCGACATCGGCGGCGCCACCACCGACGTCCACTCGGTGATCGAGGTGGATCCCGACACCGCCCGCACCGACGACGGGTTGGCCCGCGACGTCGTGGCACCCACCCCGGTCACGCGAACGGTCGAGGGTGACCTGGGGATGCGCTGGTCAGCGGTCTCCACCGTCGAGGAGGGGGTCGCAGGCGGAGTGCTGGGTGACCTGTCCGGGCTTGAGGACGCCGCGCGGCGCCGGTTGGCGGACCCGGGGCTGCTGCCGCTCGACGAGCGCGAGCGCGAGTACGACGTCATCCTGGCCGCCACGGCGACCTCGATCGCCCTGCGTCGCCACGCCGGTCGTTCCCGCGTCGTGCTCGGCCCGGACGGGCGGGTGGTGGAGCGCACCGGAACGGACCTGCGCGAGGTCGACCTGCTGGTCGGCTCGGGCGGGGTGCTCCGCGCCGCGGACGAGCCGACCGCCCGACGGATCCTGGCCGCGGATGCCGACGGTGGCTGGCAGTTCCCGGAGTCACCGCGGGTCGTCGTCGACCGCGACTACGTCCTCGCGGCGATCGGTTTGCTGGTCACCGACCATCCCCACGCAGCGCGGGCACTGGCGCGCAGCCTGTCGCGCCCGAACGCCTGA
- a CDS encoding DUF5995 family protein → MGRIRGRTRIVAAATTAALAGILHGPVPVAAEPSPLVVGLGTLLDSTIALLPPAPAEHTPYAGQTCPDGSSTCIDATIARMQERLAGLAESCEHSVIFSLAYLRVTEDVREAVREGDYVDPVWLGQVDAVFAEDYFETVANWEAGRKDLVPRAWQIALAAEDDRSMSALGNFMLAMNAHINRDFPHVTAEVGLTGADGTSHKRDHDMYNKRLDALLDPVFTEMAARFDPTFDDLDISVPAAVIMRGWREMVWRHAEALVLAPTPAAKRLVVQEIEAYAAAQALMIRTMFAIPDSAKRDAWCAQHGRG, encoded by the coding sequence ATGGGTCGCATTCGAGGTCGCACCAGGATCGTCGCCGCAGCAACCACCGCCGCACTGGCCGGAATCCTGCACGGTCCCGTGCCGGTGGCGGCCGAGCCGTCACCGCTCGTGGTCGGACTCGGCACCCTGCTCGACTCGACGATCGCCCTGCTCCCGCCCGCCCCGGCCGAGCACACGCCGTACGCCGGTCAGACCTGTCCCGACGGGTCCTCCACCTGCATCGACGCGACCATCGCGCGGATGCAGGAGCGCCTCGCCGGGCTGGCCGAGAGTTGCGAGCACTCGGTGATCTTCTCCCTGGCCTACCTGCGGGTCACCGAGGACGTGCGCGAGGCGGTCCGCGAGGGTGACTACGTCGACCCGGTGTGGCTGGGCCAGGTCGACGCCGTCTTCGCCGAGGACTACTTCGAGACCGTGGCGAACTGGGAGGCTGGCCGCAAGGACCTGGTCCCCAGGGCGTGGCAGATCGCATTGGCGGCCGAGGACGACCGGTCGATGAGCGCCTTGGGCAACTTCATGCTCGCGATGAACGCACACATCAACCGCGACTTCCCGCACGTCACCGCGGAGGTGGGGCTGACCGGCGCCGACGGGACCTCGCACAAGCGCGACCACGACATGTACAACAAGCGGCTCGACGCACTGCTGGACCCGGTCTTCACCGAGATGGCTGCGCGGTTCGACCCGACCTTCGACGACCTGGACATCTCGGTCCCGGCGGCGGTGATCATGCGCGGGTGGCGCGAGATGGTCTGGCGCCATGCAGAAGCCCTGGTGCTGGCCCCGACGCCGGCCGCGAAGCGACTGGTCGTCCAGGAGATCGAGGCGTACGCCGCCGCGCAGGCACTGATGATCCGCACGATGTTCGCCATCCCCGACTCCGCGAAGCGCGACGCCTGGTGCGCGCAGCACGGCCGCGGATGA
- a CDS encoding nuclear transport factor 2 family protein — translation MSTPAALGLPRWHALAKSRDTSALGEMIAQDAVFRSPAVHTPQAGHDVVALYLTGAVNVLGEHLEYLDEWVRERDAILEFRTRIGDVEISGIDRITWDEAGRIVDFTVLIRPLKALNTVIEKMGEELTRLVAEVTPD, via the coding sequence ATGAGCACTCCCGCCGCACTGGGCCTGCCCCGCTGGCACGCCCTGGCCAAGTCCCGTGACACCAGTGCCTTGGGCGAGATGATCGCCCAGGACGCCGTCTTCCGCTCGCCCGCGGTGCACACCCCGCAGGCGGGCCACGACGTGGTCGCCCTCTACCTGACCGGCGCGGTCAACGTGCTCGGCGAGCACCTGGAATATCTCGACGAGTGGGTCCGCGAGCGAGACGCGATCCTGGAGTTCCGGACCCGCATCGGCGACGTGGAGATCTCCGGCATCGACCGGATCACCTGGGACGAGGCGGGCAGGATCGTCGACTTCACCGTGCTGATCAGGCCGCTCAAGGCGCTCAACACCGTGATCGAGAAGATGGGCGAGGAGCTGACCCGGCTGGTCGCCGAGGTCACGCCCGACTGA
- a CDS encoding sigma 54-interacting transcriptional regulator, with amino-acid sequence MTSPDIKTLGELRASGHELKDLRSELRDNLLALLAKGEDPWPGLHGFESTVIPQVERAIIAGHDIVLLGERGQGKTRLLRTMVGLLDEWSPVIEGSELGEHPFDPITPASIRRAAELGDDLPVAWRHRDERYAEKLATPDTSVADLIGDVDPMKVAEGRSLGDPETIHFGLIPRSHRGIVAINELPDLAERIQVAMLNVMEERDIQVRGYVLRLPLDVLVVASANPEDYTNRGRIITPLKDRFGAEIRTHYPAALDAEVSVIRQEAHLSANVPDHLIEVLARFTRALRESSAVDQRSGVSARFAIAGAETIAAAALRRATVRGEENAVARVVDLETAVDVLGGKIEFESGEEGRERQILEHLLRTSIAETVRGKFRGIDFALLINAIEDGAAITTGEQVTALEVLDALPVLGESDLYEVIMERFGATNAGERASAIELGLEGLFLARKVSKESTDTGETTYAQ; translated from the coding sequence GTGACTTCTCCCGACATCAAGACCCTCGGCGAGCTCCGCGCCTCCGGCCACGAGCTCAAAGACCTCCGCAGTGAACTCCGCGACAACCTGCTGGCCCTGTTGGCCAAGGGCGAGGACCCGTGGCCCGGCCTGCACGGCTTCGAGTCGACGGTGATCCCGCAGGTCGAGCGCGCCATCATTGCCGGCCACGACATCGTGCTGCTCGGCGAGCGCGGCCAGGGCAAGACCCGGCTGCTGCGCACCATGGTCGGCCTGCTCGACGAGTGGAGCCCCGTCATCGAGGGCAGCGAGCTCGGCGAGCACCCCTTCGATCCGATCACCCCGGCCTCGATCCGTCGCGCGGCCGAGCTGGGGGACGACCTGCCCGTGGCGTGGCGTCACCGCGACGAGCGGTACGCCGAGAAGCTGGCCACCCCGGACACCTCGGTGGCCGACCTGATCGGCGACGTCGACCCGATGAAGGTCGCCGAGGGACGCTCGCTGGGTGACCCGGAGACCATCCACTTCGGCCTGATCCCGCGCAGCCACCGGGGAATCGTGGCGATCAACGAACTGCCCGACCTGGCCGAGCGGATCCAGGTGGCGATGCTCAACGTGATGGAGGAGCGCGACATCCAGGTGCGCGGCTATGTGCTGCGCCTGCCCCTGGACGTGCTCGTCGTGGCCAGCGCCAACCCCGAGGACTACACCAACCGTGGGCGGATCATCACCCCGCTCAAGGACCGCTTCGGTGCTGAGATCCGCACCCACTATCCGGCGGCACTCGACGCCGAGGTGTCGGTGATCCGCCAGGAGGCGCACCTGAGTGCCAACGTGCCCGACCACCTGATCGAGGTGCTGGCCCGGTTCACCCGTGCCCTGCGGGAGTCCAGCGCGGTCGACCAGCGCTCCGGTGTCAGCGCGCGGTTCGCGATCGCAGGTGCCGAGACGATCGCTGCGGCCGCACTGCGCCGGGCAACCGTCCGCGGTGAGGAGAACGCCGTGGCGCGGGTGGTCGACCTGGAGACCGCGGTCGACGTGCTCGGCGGCAAGATCGAGTTCGAGTCCGGCGAGGAGGGCCGGGAGCGGCAGATCCTCGAGCACCTGCTGCGTACGTCGATCGCCGAGACCGTCCGCGGCAAGTTCCGCGGGATCGACTTCGCGCTGCTGATCAACGCCATCGAGGACGGTGCCGCGATCACCACCGGTGAGCAGGTCACCGCACTCGAGGTGCTCGACGCCCTGCCGGTGCTGGGGGAGTCGGACCTCTATGAGGTGATCATGGAGCGGTTCGGGGCGACCAACGCCGGTGAGCGGGCCAGCGCGATCGAGCTCGGACTGGAAGGGCTCTTCCTGGCCCGCAAGGTCAGCAAGGAGTCCACCGACACGGGCGAGACGACGTACGCCCAATGA
- a CDS encoding AI-2E family transporter — MTNEPDDTTGSGETGGDPALDPEMTQREEEHRRRPRILGSRRGADRGSDRHGDRDGAEEDRLSERLTQQLAHQWALLRAERRTEVRPIETGPSNFRPAQVPWALDLAASWAWRFLTIAAALLAVLWALRYFAVITLPLIIALLIAALANPGVRALKRIGIPQSVSAGLVTLTGLGMLGALLTFVGREVIKGGTQLADQVVTGLEEIRTWLRDGPLNASDSQINGWIEQAQDTITSRTKDGEVLSQVTELGTALGHVLAGIFIVLFATYFFLADGHRIWAWIVRMFPRAARERVDSSGQVAWVSLTQFVRATVIVALVDAVGIMIVAYLLGVPLVLPLGVLVFLGSFIPMVGATVAGSVAVLVALVAEGPLDALLMLGGVILVQQVEGHILQPFLMGRFVSVHPLGVIVAIGCGVLVAGIGGALIAVPLAAVVNAVGQHLASFTEVGEESSDALEDEVPDRPDDRESMADRHDADRSEHE, encoded by the coding sequence GTGACCAACGAGCCCGACGACACGACAGGCTCCGGCGAGACCGGCGGCGATCCCGCACTCGACCCGGAGATGACCCAGCGCGAGGAGGAGCACCGGCGACGTCCCCGCATCCTGGGCAGCCGCAGAGGCGCTGACCGGGGCAGTGATCGTCACGGTGACCGGGACGGTGCCGAGGAGGACCGCCTCTCTGAGCGGCTCACCCAGCAGCTGGCCCACCAGTGGGCGCTGTTGCGTGCCGAGCGTCGCACCGAGGTCCGTCCGATCGAGACCGGCCCCTCCAACTTCCGTCCGGCACAGGTGCCGTGGGCACTGGACCTGGCCGCGTCGTGGGCCTGGCGGTTCCTGACCATCGCGGCTGCGTTGTTGGCCGTCCTGTGGGCGCTCCGCTACTTCGCCGTGATCACGCTGCCGTTGATCATCGCCCTGCTCATCGCTGCCCTGGCCAACCCGGGAGTCCGGGCCCTGAAGCGGATCGGCATCCCGCAGTCGGTCTCTGCCGGCCTGGTGACCCTGACCGGCCTCGGCATGCTCGGCGCGCTGCTCACCTTCGTGGGTCGCGAGGTGATCAAGGGCGGAACCCAGCTGGCAGACCAGGTGGTCACCGGGCTGGAGGAGATCCGCACCTGGCTGCGCGACGGACCGCTCAACGCCAGTGACTCACAGATCAACGGCTGGATCGAGCAGGCGCAGGACACCATCACCTCGCGCACCAAGGACGGTGAGGTGCTCAGTCAGGTCACCGAGCTCGGCACCGCCCTGGGCCACGTCCTGGCCGGGATCTTCATCGTGCTGTTCGCGACCTACTTCTTCCTCGCCGACGGTCACCGGATCTGGGCCTGGATCGTGCGGATGTTCCCCCGTGCTGCCCGCGAGCGGGTCGACTCGTCGGGGCAGGTCGCGTGGGTGTCGCTTACCCAGTTCGTGCGCGCCACCGTGATCGTGGCCCTGGTCGACGCGGTCGGGATCATGATCGTCGCCTACCTGCTGGGTGTCCCGCTGGTGCTGCCGCTGGGTGTGCTGGTCTTCCTGGGCTCGTTCATCCCGATGGTCGGCGCGACCGTGGCCGGCTCCGTCGCCGTGCTGGTCGCACTGGTGGCCGAGGGGCCGTTGGACGCGTTGCTGATGCTCGGCGGCGTGATCCTGGTCCAGCAGGTCGAGGGCCACATCCTGCAGCCGTTCCTGATGGGCCGATTCGTCTCGGTGCACCCGCTCGGGGTGATCGTCGCGATCGGTTGCGGCGTCCTGGTCGCCGGCATCGGTGGCGCGCTGATCGCGGTGCCGCTGGCGGCGGTGGTCAACGCGGTCGG
- a CDS encoding vWA domain-containing protein, producing MTSRPASSRYGRYAGGPDPLAPPVDLSEALDAIGEDVMAGYSPERAMSEFLRRGSKDQRGLDALARKIAEKRRDLLQRNNLDGTMNEVKELLDKAVLEERKQLARDIHLDDDDRSFREMQLENLPASTAAAVSDLSGYDWQSDAARESYEQIKDLLGRELLDQRFAGMKQAMENATDEDREAINEMLEDLNGLLEKHAQARTQEDTQAVDRAFSAFMDKHGEFFPENPRDIDELLDALAKRSAAAQRMLNSMSPEQREELMQLSAQAFGSPQLAEQLSRLDANLQAARPGEDWSGSERFEGEQGMGLGDGTGALQDLAELDELFDQLSQSYAGARMDDLDLDKLARQLGDDAAVDARKLAELEKALRETGYLKKDSTGNYRLSPKAMRQLGKALLKDVANRMSGRQGARDVRQSGAAGERSGSTREWAFGDTEPWDIPRTVNNAVLRTVEEGGDPRTGVRLDIRDVEVTETEARTQAAVALLVDTSFSMAMDGRWVPMKRTALALHTLIKSRFRGDHLELIGFGRHAQVMEIEELTAKDAFWDKGTNLHHGLLLANRHFRKHPNAQPVLLIVTDGEPTAHLESSGEVWFEYPPHPLTIAHSIRELDNAGRLGAQTTFFRLGDDPGLARFIDSMAKRVDGNVVAPELDDLGAAVVGSYLGSRGPRASYRDFGGWGGGRGSWVSE from the coding sequence ATGACCTCGCGTCCCGCCTCGTCACGCTATGGCCGCTATGCGGGCGGCCCAGATCCGCTGGCGCCCCCGGTCGACCTGTCCGAGGCGCTGGACGCCATCGGCGAGGACGTGATGGCCGGCTACTCGCCGGAGCGAGCGATGAGCGAGTTCCTGCGCCGCGGCAGCAAGGACCAGCGCGGCCTGGACGCCCTGGCCCGCAAGATCGCGGAGAAGAGGCGCGACCTGCTCCAGCGCAACAACCTCGACGGCACGATGAACGAGGTCAAGGAGCTCCTCGACAAGGCCGTCCTGGAGGAGCGCAAGCAGCTGGCCCGCGACATCCACCTGGATGACGACGACAGGTCGTTCAGGGAGATGCAGCTGGAGAACCTGCCCGCCTCGACCGCGGCTGCGGTCTCCGACCTGTCCGGCTATGACTGGCAGAGCGACGCGGCGCGTGAGTCCTACGAGCAGATCAAGGACCTGCTCGGACGCGAGCTGCTGGACCAGCGCTTCGCCGGGATGAAGCAGGCGATGGAGAACGCGACCGACGAGGACCGCGAGGCCATCAACGAGATGCTCGAGGACCTCAACGGCCTGCTGGAGAAGCACGCCCAAGCAAGAACACAGGAGGACACCCAGGCAGTTGACAGGGCCTTCTCCGCGTTCATGGACAAGCACGGTGAGTTCTTCCCGGAGAACCCGCGCGACATCGACGAGCTGCTCGACGCCCTGGCCAAGCGCTCCGCCGCAGCCCAGCGGATGCTCAACTCGATGAGCCCCGAGCAGCGCGAGGAGCTGATGCAGCTCTCCGCCCAGGCGTTCGGCTCGCCACAGCTGGCCGAGCAGCTCTCCCGGCTCGACGCCAACCTGCAGGCCGCGCGGCCCGGCGAGGACTGGAGCGGGTCGGAGCGGTTCGAGGGCGAGCAGGGGATGGGCCTGGGCGACGGCACCGGAGCCCTCCAGGACCTGGCCGAGCTCGACGAGCTCTTCGACCAGCTGTCGCAGAGCTATGCCGGAGCGCGGATGGATGATCTCGATCTCGACAAGCTGGCCCGCCAGCTGGGCGACGATGCGGCGGTCGATGCCCGCAAGCTGGCCGAGCTGGAGAAGGCGCTGCGCGAGACCGGCTACCTGAAGAAGGACTCGACCGGCAACTACCGACTCTCACCCAAGGCGATGCGGCAGCTCGGCAAGGCATTGCTCAAGGACGTCGCCAACCGGATGTCGGGTCGCCAGGGCGCGCGCGACGTGCGCCAGTCAGGCGCTGCCGGCGAGCGCAGCGGCTCGACCCGGGAGTGGGCCTTCGGGGACACCGAGCCGTGGGACATCCCGCGCACGGTGAACAACGCCGTACTCCGCACGGTCGAGGAGGGTGGTGACCCTCGCACCGGCGTACGCCTCGACATCCGCGACGTCGAGGTCACCGAGACCGAGGCGCGCACCCAGGCAGCCGTGGCACTGCTGGTCGACACGTCGTTCTCGATGGCGATGGACGGCCGCTGGGTCCCGATGAAGCGGACGGCCCTGGCGCTGCACACCTTGATCAAGAGCCGGTTCCGTGGTGACCACCTGGAGCTGATCGGCTTCGGTAGGCACGCCCAGGTGATGGAGATCGAGGAGCTGACCGCCAAGGACGCGTTCTGGGACAAGGGGACCAACCTGCACCACGGACTGCTCCTGGCCAACCGGCACTTCCGCAAGCACCCCAACGCCCAGCCGGTGCTACTGATCGTCACCGACGGGGAACCGACCGCGCACCTGGAGTCCAGTGGCGAGGTGTGGTTCGAATATCCGCCGCACCCGCTGACCATCGCGCACAGCATCCGCGAGCTCGACAACGCCGGACGGCTCGGCGCCCAGACCACGTTCTTCCGGCTGGGTGACGATCCCGGACTGGCCCGGTTCATCGACTCGATGGCCAAGCGCGTGGACGGCAACGTGGTGGCGCCCGAGCTGGACGACCTCGGTGCGGCCGTGGTCGGCTCCTACCTCGGCTCGCGTGGCCCCCGGGCCAGCTATCGCGACTTCGGTGGTTGGGGCGGCGGCCGCGGCTCCTGGGTGTCTGAGTGA
- the msrA gene encoding peptide-methionine (S)-S-oxide reductase MsrA yields the protein MFGRSKTEIPTPDKALPGRTEAWFPVPERHEVLNAPVRTDEVPDGLEVAVFGLGCFWGAEEIYWGKPGVWSTSVGYAGGSTPNPSYEEVCSGQTGHTEAVRVVFDPAVISYADLVKTFFEVHDPTQGMRQGNDVGTQYRSALYTLSEAQRATAIELTKVYGDELERRGLGTITTEIRPADIYYYAEPVHQQYLAKNPNGYRCHANTGVGFPA from the coding sequence ATGTTCGGACGCAGCAAGACCGAGATCCCCACCCCCGACAAGGCACTGCCCGGTCGCACCGAGGCGTGGTTCCCGGTGCCCGAGCGGCACGAGGTCCTCAACGCACCCGTGCGCACCGACGAGGTCCCCGACGGCCTGGAGGTCGCGGTCTTCGGTCTCGGCTGCTTCTGGGGCGCGGAGGAGATCTACTGGGGCAAGCCGGGCGTCTGGTCCACCTCCGTGGGATATGCGGGCGGCTCGACGCCGAACCCCTCCTACGAGGAGGTCTGCAGCGGCCAGACCGGGCACACCGAAGCGGTCCGCGTCGTCTTCGACCCGGCCGTGATCTCCTACGCCGACCTGGTCAAGACGTTCTTCGAGGTGCACGACCCGACCCAGGGCATGCGCCAGGGCAACGACGTGGGCACCCAGTACCGCTCCGCGCTCTACACCTTGAGCGAGGCACAGCGCGCGACTGCGATCGAGCTGACCAAGGTCTATGGCGACGAGCTCGAGCGTCGCGGCCTGGGCACCATCACCACCGAGATCCGGCCCGCCGACATCTACTACTACGCCGAGCCGGTGCACCAGCAGTACCTCGCCAAGAACCCGAACGGCTATCGCTGCCACGCGAACACGGGTGTCGGATTTCCTGCATGA
- a CDS encoding ZIP family metal transporter has protein sequence MPVWAQAGLWGLLAGGALVLGALVAWFVRVPRHLVAGIMAFGAGVLISALSFDLVDEAERIGGLWPTVGGFLGGAAVYVVANVALARRGARHRKRSGEQQPSEQEQGGSGTAIAVGALLDGVPESVVLGLSLLGGGGIGVPVLAAIFISNVPEGLSSSAGMKANGRSARYVFGVWTAIAVASGLAGMLGVLLLDGAPGSLIAVITAVAAGAILAMVADTMIPEAFERTHLYAGLIATLGFVTAFAISRA, from the coding sequence ATGCCGGTCTGGGCACAGGCGGGCCTGTGGGGCCTGCTGGCCGGTGGAGCGCTGGTGCTCGGCGCCCTGGTCGCCTGGTTCGTCCGGGTGCCGCGTCACCTGGTGGCCGGGATCATGGCCTTCGGTGCAGGTGTGCTGATCTCCGCGCTCTCCTTCGACCTGGTCGACGAGGCCGAGAGAATCGGCGGTCTGTGGCCCACGGTCGGTGGCTTCCTCGGCGGTGCCGCAGTCTATGTCGTGGCCAACGTCGCCCTGGCTCGCCGGGGTGCCCGGCACCGCAAGCGTTCTGGCGAGCAGCAGCCGAGCGAGCAGGAGCAGGGCGGGAGCGGGACGGCGATCGCCGTCGGGGCGCTGCTCGACGGGGTGCCCGAATCGGTGGTGCTCGGTCTCTCACTGCTCGGCGGCGGAGGCATCGGTGTGCCGGTGCTGGCCGCGATCTTCATCTCCAACGTGCCTGAGGGTCTCTCCAGCTCTGCGGGGATGAAGGCCAACGGGCGCAGTGCCCGTTATGTCTTCGGGGTCTGGACCGCGATCGCTGTGGCCAGCGGCCTGGCCGGGATGCTCGGGGTGCTCCTGCTCGACGGCGCTCCCGGGTCGCTGATCGCGGTGATCACCGCCGTCGCGGCCGGAGCGATCCTGGCGATGGTGGCGGACACGATGATTCCCGAGGCCTTCGAGAGGACGCACCTCTACGCTGGGCTGATCGCCACTCTCGGCTTCGTGACGGCCTTCGCGATCAGTCGGGCGTGA
- a CDS encoding YciI family protein: MAEYLIYFNQQWVGDHDEEWFRGRVAPSMAAVREMEAAGVLVFAGGLEENAPDVFSVDPTSGTPVVSDGPFVETTEFLGGLTIVDVPDHETAQKWASRIAEGCGWPMEVRRFAPSPQL; encoded by the coding sequence ATGGCCGAATATCTCATCTACTTCAACCAGCAGTGGGTCGGCGACCACGACGAGGAATGGTTCCGCGGCCGGGTCGCGCCGTCGATGGCGGCCGTGCGCGAGATGGAGGCCGCCGGCGTCCTCGTCTTCGCGGGCGGTCTCGAGGAGAACGCCCCGGATGTGTTCAGCGTCGACCCGACCAGCGGAACGCCGGTGGTCAGCGACGGTCCGTTCGTGGAGACCACCGAGTTCCTGGGCGGCCTGACCATCGTCGACGTGCCGGACCACGAGACAGCGCAGAAGTGGGCCAGCCGGATCGCCGAGGGGTGTGGGTGGCCGATGGAAGTACGCCGCTTCGCCCCCAGCCCCCAGCTCTGA
- a CDS encoding cystathionine gamma-synthase translates to MSTQEHRNKSGFETRAIHAGYEPDEATGAVIPPIYATSTYKQDGVGGLRGGYEYSRSANPTRTALEGVLAALEEGERGFAFASGLAAEDTLVRSLCRPGDHVVVPDDAYGGTYRLFEKVERAWGLENSPAAVSDVDAVRAAIRPGQTKLVWLETPTNPLLNVGDIEALAGVAHEAGALLVVDNTFASSYLQQPLTLGADVVVHSTTKYAGGHSDVVGGALVVRDLDVADTIGFHQNSIGAVAGPFDSFLVHRGLKTLGVRMDRHCDNAEKVVEFLTGHPKVAQVIYPGLEEHPGHAVASRQMKRYGGIVSFRVAQGEQAALDACARAEVFTLGESLGGVESLIEHPGRMTHASVAGTELEVPADLVRLSVGIETADDLIADLDRALG, encoded by the coding sequence GTGAGCACTCAGGAGCACAGGAACAAGTCAGGATTCGAGACGCGTGCGATCCACGCCGGCTACGAGCCGGACGAGGCGACCGGCGCGGTGATCCCGCCGATCTATGCCACCAGCACCTACAAGCAGGACGGTGTCGGTGGCCTGCGCGGCGGCTACGAATACAGTCGCTCGGCGAACCCCACGCGCACTGCGCTCGAGGGTGTGCTGGCCGCACTCGAGGAGGGGGAGCGCGGATTCGCGTTCGCCTCCGGCCTGGCCGCCGAGGACACCCTGGTCCGTTCCCTGTGCCGCCCCGGCGACCACGTGGTCGTCCCCGACGACGCCTATGGCGGCACCTATCGCCTGTTTGAGAAGGTCGAGCGTGCCTGGGGCCTGGAGAACAGCCCGGCCGCAGTCTCCGACGTCGACGCGGTCCGGGCCGCGATCCGCCCGGGACAGACCAAGCTGGTCTGGCTCGAGACTCCCACCAACCCGCTGCTCAACGTCGGTGACATCGAGGCGCTGGCCGGAGTCGCGCACGAGGCCGGCGCCCTGCTCGTCGTGGACAACACCTTCGCCTCCTCCTACCTCCAGCAGCCGCTGACCCTCGGCGCCGACGTCGTCGTGCACTCCACGACGAAATATGCCGGCGGCCACTCCGACGTGGTCGGCGGCGCACTCGTGGTCCGCGACCTCGACGTCGCCGACACGATCGGCTTCCACCAGAACTCCATCGGCGCCGTGGCCGGCCCCTTCGACTCCTTCCTGGTGCACCGCGGGCTCAAGACCCTCGGCGTGCGGATGGACAGGCACTGTGACAACGCCGAGAAGGTCGTCGAGTTCCTCACCGGACACCCGAAGGTCGCCCAGGTGATCTACCCCGGCCTCGAGGAGCACCCCGGCCACGCCGTCGCCAGCAGGCAGATGAAGCGGTACGGCGGCATCGTGTCGTTCCGGGTCGCCCAGGGAGAGCAAGCCGCGCTGGACGCCTGTGCCCGGGCCGAGGTCTTCACCCTGGGCGAGTCGCTCGGCGGCGTCGAGTCGCTGATCGAGCACCCGGGCCGGATGACCCATGCTTCCGTCGCGGGCACCGAGCTCGAGGTGCCCGCCGACCTGGTCCGGCTCAGTGTCGGCATCGAGACCGCGGACGACCTGATCGCCGACCTCGACCGGGCCCTGGGATGA